From Ptychodera flava strain L36383 chromosome 2, AS_Pfla_20210202, whole genome shotgun sequence, the proteins below share one genomic window:
- the LOC139150930 gene encoding uncharacterized protein — MSEQEHDPPPDRQNNEDQTATALLKLKRSRRGQRAQVTRLFNRADALMKKFGDVDTDQMTTLDTLEALNDQLSSKIPLLADLEIKILDLTDEDHFDEENEASGDYQAEIYERNHGIATFVKKNRPETQTPNDFIATQNGNTSSLGNTQRKTVALPKLQLQTFSGNVLEWSTFFDVFKSSVHSDTSLGNIQKFTYLRSMLKDEAARTISGLSLTEANYSHAIDLLKERYGQSHLIVDAHMTALWNLQKPTNDAQSLRNFYDSIESHVRGLQSLGKEERTYGELLVPLIREKLPQNIRKQIARDHGNSAWTLSELRQAILHEINALQAGKPIDEMPTTNDSSPPEITAAFHTTARSPNRQKSRTAPKTCPFCKGSHFASNCSVITDTCQRLDIIKKDRLCFNCFGRHRVSECKSRYSCKKCKKRHHTALHRDDVAMATSTTVDGKETRPSTTPEVTVTFTKADSLPGKKVNTGPVLLKTAFVPISAHNGIPIRAVILFDEGANQTFVSEKFARQVSAKVTRREQIKLSTFGDKTSNVRTMAFTELTAHELNGNTSTIDAMIIPEISSDLTNHISQEVHNMSHLKGLMPFAHPVSSDKSWPIDVLIGADQYWNFVGSHVISGMSGPTAVSSKFGYLLSGPTGMPHKVDSNVRMLHVISMTENSVDMLCGDRTTDDVCSPLDITTTRSDGEPKVQNMWDLELIGVKDNPEVDKLLTYESYRDIHLRIDQGKYCAKLPWKEDHPPLPTNYDITVNRTRNMIRRLPNDLIKKYDDIINEQKRRDFIEEVKEDDIDTGHYLPHRPVIKDSATTPIRVVYDCSCKKGAIFPSLNDCLQKGPSLINDLPAILLRFRANNVALTSDIEKAFLNIRLEEDERKFTKFLWLSDITDPESEFTTFQFKTVLFGAICSPFILHAVIKTHLENNAQLSTANELKDNIYVDNVIDGVDTVEKATEYYNEANKLMASGGFKLRSWSSNCQQINDLAKSDNRNEPAEDVSLLGMQWLTKSDELTYSKVNNMSSPSELITKRDIVSYAASLFDPIGYLAPVVVKAKLFIQLLWRLELDWDEPINEDLYTQWMHIAEDINDSRDTRVKRKYFDEPEVNSDYELHAFADASPKAYGAVIYLKCGQQTSFVMAKTRVAPVTETTLPRLELMAALVATRLSKYVREALSPKYDIVNCYLWCDSQIVLHWLNSEKKLPIFVKNRVDEICAFQSTRKYCPSEDNPADLLTRGITYENLEHSNLWQNGPLWLKTSDWPSSIFDANAMHSVIEPSETDMIQPHLNEASDSTTENREILVPPRETMVDDEPEVTNPNDRGIHSIVDISRFNNLDKLLRVTSYVLRFIARMKKSTDVKTGRITPDELNRAENMWVKHVQRQQYGDTIQSVKLNLSKCAPIVRQLDLFVDDDDVLRCGSRIHNAHLDFVTKFPALIPSHHKLTNLIVRKAHELMLHEGVQSTVTQIRQKYWIPKIRIIVRSVLRGCVICNKVTGKPNPVQAPLPSYRVNMVPAFTITGVDFTGNLFTKAKDGTRGKAYVCLFTCAVTRAIHLELVPDMSTKTFMHAFRRFAARRSLPTRMLSDNASTYLAAADEIKTLFDTPEVNNFLAAHRVQWTFIPKRAPWFGGFWERLIALTKNAIKKTLGRAFISFDELSTVVTEIEAVLNDRPLTYVSSSIHDKIGLTPNHLLHGRTLTSLPYIEVTDEEVTDPTYSEHHEINKRYEHLSRLHAQFWRRWSSEYLTALRERHPTTGSRNNVIKVGDVVIIHSDTEKRQKWHLGTVTKLIYGNDKLVRSAELNTANGPTNRPIQKLYPLEVVSEQLTTTTEHEEELTDVRSDSSTNTGATVNSTPIPDDNTQKADDVFPRRPMRDSAVAARIRIADLI; from the coding sequence ATGTCGGAACAAGAACACGACCCTCCACCAGATAGACAAAACAACGAGGACCAGACAGCCACAGCGTTATTGAAACTGAAGAGATCACGTCGCGGTCAACGTGCACAAGTTACCCGACTATTCAACCGGGCTGACGCTCTCATGAAAAAGTTTGGAGACGTTGATACCGACCAAATGACTACACTCGACACGCTGGAAGCGCTGAACGATCAACTCTCAAGTAAGATACCTCTACTCGCCGACCTCGAGATCAAAATCCTCGATCTGACCGACGAAGATCACTTTGACGAAGAAAATGAAGCTTCAGGCGATTACCAAGCGGAAATCTACGAACGCAACCACGGCATTGCAAcatttgtgaagaaaaacagACCAGAGACGCAAACACCAAACGATTTCATCGCAACGCAGAATGGCAACACGTCGTCTCTCGGTAACACGCAACGTAAAACAGTCGCTCTACCGAAGCTACAGCTACAAACTTTCTCAGGTAATGTACTAGAATGGTCGACTTTCTTCGACGTTTTCAAGTCCTCAGTTCACTCGGACACTAGTCTAGGCAACATACAGAAGTTTACCTATCTGCGAAGCATGCTCAAAGACGAGGCAGCGAGAACAATCAGTGGATTGTCACTCACCGAAGCTAACTACTCTCACGCGATTGACCTATTGAAAGAACGATACGGACAATCTCATCTCATAGTTGATGCTCATATGACAGCGTTGTGGAACCTGCAGAAACCCACAAACGACGCTCAAAGTTTGAGAAACTTCTACGACTCGATTGAAAGTCACGTTCGCGGTCTGCAGTCGTTAGGCAAGGAGGAACGCACTTACGGCGAACTTTTAGTTCCATTGATACgagaaaaattgcctcaaaacaTTCGAAAGCAGATAGCAAGAGACCATGGTAATTCTGCATGGACACTATCGGAACTACGGCAAGCAATTCTACATGAGATAAACGCGCTCCAAGCCGGTAAACCCATAGATGAGATGCCAACAACCAACGACTCGAGCCCGCCAGAAATCACAGCCGCGTTTCACACGACCGCGCGATCGCCGAACCGACAAAAGTCGCGCACCGCTCCCAAAACCTGCCCGTTTTGCAAGGGATCGCACTTCGCATCGAACTGCTCTGTGATCACAGATACTTGTCAGAGACTAGACATTATTAAGAAGGACAGACTCTGCTTTAATTGTTTCGGTAGACATCGAGTTTCCGAATGCAAGTCGCGATATTCATGCAAGAAATGTAAGAAACGACATCACACTGCGCTTCACCGTGATgacgttgccatggcaacaagtACGACTGTGGACGGTAAGGAAACGCGCCCATCAACCACTCCTGAGGTAACGGTAACATTTACAAAAGCTGACTCGCTCCCAGGCAAGAAAGTGAACACTGGACCCGTGCTACTTAAGACTGCATTTGTACCGATCTCTGCACACAACGGAATTCCCATTCGCgctgttattttgtttgatgaaggaGCAAACCAAACATTCGTATCTGAGAAATTCGCGCGTCAAGTTTCCGCGAAAGTTACGCGTCGCGAACAAATCAAGTTGTCAACATTCGGCGACAAAACTTCAAATGTGCGTACCATGGCATTCACCGAACTAACTGCTCACGAACTGAACGGGAATACTTCAACCATTGACGCAATGATTATTCCTGAGATATCGTCGGACTTAACTAATCACATTTCGCAGGAAGTTCATAACATGAGCCATTTGAAAGGACTGATGCCTTTCGCACATCCAGTCTCAAGTGACAAGTCATGGCCGATTGATGTTCTTATCGGCGCCGACCAGTATTGGAATTTCGTTGGTTCCCACGTTATTTCAGGTATGTCTGGCCCAACTGCTGTATCGTCCAAGTTTGGATATTTACTCTCCGGACCAACTGGAATGCCTCATAAAGTTGATTCTAATGTACGtatgttacatgtaatatctATGACCGAGAACTCTGTTGACATGCTTTGTGGAGATCGCACAACCGATGACGTTTGCTCACCACTAGATATTACTACCACTCGCTCAGACGGAGAACCGAAGGTCCAAAACATGTGGGACCTGGAATTGATTGGTGTCAAAGACAATCCGGAAGTCGATAAACTGTTGACTTACGAATCCTACAGAGACATTCACCTGAGAATAGATCAAGGAAAATACTGCGCTAAACTACCGTGGAAGGAAGATCACCCTCCACTGCCAACAAACTATGATATTACGGTAAATCGTACGCGCAACATGATTCGCAGACTACCCAACGATCTCATCAAGAAATATGACGACATAATCAACGAGCAAAAACGTCGCGACTTCATTGAAGAGGTTAAAGAAGATGACATAGACACCGGACATTATTTGCCACATCGACCGGTGATCAAAGATTCGGCAACCACGCCCATTCGAGTCGTGTACGACTGTTCTTGCAAGAAGGGCGCCATTTTCCCGAGTTTGAACGATTGCTTGCAAAAGGGACCATCGTTAATAAACGACTTGCCAGCGATACTGCTAAGATTCCGTGCTAATAATGTTGCCCTGACAAGCGACATTGAGAAGGCGTTCCTGAACATTCGGCTTGAAGAAGACGAAAGAAAGTTTACGAAATTTCTGTGGTTGTCGGACATTACTGACCCAGAAAGTGAGTTCACGACCTTTCAGTTTAAGACCGTATTATTCGGTGCCATATGTTCTCCATTCATACTACACGCGGTTATCAAGACGCATTTGGAGAACAACGCTCAACTTTCTACTGCCAACGAACTGAAAGACAACATTTATGTTGATAACGTGATCGATGGAGTTGATACTGTCGAAAAGGCCACAGAATACTACAATGAGGCCAACAAATTAATGGCATCAGGTGGATTCAAGCTCAGATCGTGGTCATCGAACTGTCAACAAATAAACGACCTTGCCAAAAGTGACAATCGCAATGAACCTGCTGAAGATGTCTCTCTTTTGGGAATGCAATGGTTAACAAAATCTGATGAGTTGACCTACTCCAAGGTGAACAATATGTCATCACCCAGCGAACTCATAACGAAGCGTGACATTGTCAGTTATGCTGCATCACTGTTTGATCCTATTGGATATCTCGCCCCAGTGGTTGTGAAAGCCAAGCTGTTCATCCAGTTACTATGGAGACTAGAACTTGACTGGGATGAACCAATCAACGAAGATTTATACACACAGTGGATGCATATCGCAGAAGATATCAATGACTCTCGCGACACAAGAGTTAAACGAAAGTACTTTGATGAACCGGAAGTCAACAGTGACTATGAGTTGCACGCCTTCGCAGACGCTAGTCCAAAGGCATATGGAGCAGTGATATATCTGAAATGCGGTCAACAAACCTCGTTTGTTATGGCGAAAACCAGAGTCGCACCCGTGACTGAGACAACTCTCCCAAGACTGGAGTTAATGGCCGCACTAGTAGCAACGCGCCTCAGTAAATACGTCAGAGAAGCTCTGTCACCCAAATATGACATTGTTAATTGTTACCTGTGGTGTGATAGCCAAATCGTCCTTCACTGGCTGAACAGTGAGAAGAAATTACCCATTTTTGTCAAGAATCGAgtggatgaaatttgtgcatttcaGTCTACAAGGAAATATTGCCCGTCCGAAGACAACCCTGCTGACCTGTTGACCAGAGGGATTACCTACGAAAACCTGGAACATTCTAACCTATGGCAAAATGGACCACTATGGCTGAAAACAAGTGATTGGCCAAGTTCTATATTCGATGCAAATGCAATGCATTCTGTGATTGAGCCCAGTGAAACTGATATGATACAACCACATCTGAACGAGGCCAGTGACTCAACTACTGAGAACAGAGAAATACTCGTTCCTCCAAGAGAAACAATGGTTGATGACGAACCGGAAGTCACCAATCCAAATGATCGTGGAATCCACAGCATAGTAGATATCTCCAGATTCAACAACTTGGATAAGTTGTTGCGAGTGACAAGCTATGTTCTCAGATTCATCGCCCGGATGAAGAAATCCACCGATGTTAAGACTGGAAGAATTACCCCCGATGAACTTAACCGAGCTGAAAATATGTGGGTCAAGCATGTCCAACGTCAGCAATATGGGGACACAATACAGTCAGTGAAATTGAATTTGAGCAAGTGTGCCCCAATCGTGAGACAACTAGACTTGTTTGTCGATGATGATGACGTACTCCGTTGTGGAAGTAGAATTCATAACGCGCACCTCGATTTCGTAACAAAGTTTCCCGCTTTGATACCGTCGCATCACAAACTAACAAACTTGATCGTACGGAAAGCACATGAACTGATGCTTCACGAGGGAGTCCAGTCAACTGTGACTCAAATAAGACAGAAATACTGGATCCCTAAGATACGGATCATCGTACGTAGCGTCCTACGAGGCTGTGTTATATGCAACAAAGTTACAGGGAAACCAAATCCTGTACAAGCACCGTTGCCAAGCTACCGAGTAAACATGGTTCCAGCGTTTACGATAACCGGTGTAGATTTCACGGGAAATCTATTCACGAAAGCGAAAGATGGAACGCGTGGAAAGGCTTACGTCTGTTTATTCACGTGCGCGGTGACGCGTGCCATTCACTTAGAGCTCGTACCGGACATGTCAACAAAGACATTTATGCACGCATTCAGAAGATTTGCCGCAAGACGATCTTTGCCGACTCGTATGCTATCTGATAACGCTTCGACTTATTTAGCAGCTGCCGATGAAATCAAAACATTGTTTGACACCCCAGAAGTCAACAACTTTCTCGCCGCACACCGAGTACAGTGGACATTTATACCAAAGCGTGCGCCCTGGTTTGGCGGTTTCTGGGAGAGACTGATTGCATTAACAAAAAATGCGATAAAGAAAACCCTCGGTCGAGCGTTCATATCCTTCGACGAACTCTCAACAGTCGTAACTGAAATTGAAGCCGTCCTGAACGACAGACCATTAACGTATGTGTCATCCAGTATACACGACAAGATTGGGTTGACCCCAAACCACCTGCTGCATGGGAGGACACTAACTTCATTGCCTTACATTGAGGTCACCGACGAGGAGGTAACTGATCCAACATACTCAGAGCATCACGAAATCAACAAGAGATATGAACATTTATCCAGACTACACGCGCAATTTTGGAGAAGATGGTCATCTGAGTACTTGACAGCCCTACGAGAACGACATCCAACTACAGGAAGTCGCAACAACGTCATCAAAGTTGGTGATGTAGTGATTATACACAGTGACACGGAAAAACGTCAGAAATGGCATCTGGGAACCGTAACAAAGTTGATATATGGTAACGACAAACTGGTGCGATCTGCGGAGTTGAATACTGCAAACGGCCCGACAAACAGACCCATCCAGAAGTTATATCCATTGGAAGTTGTGTCTGAACAGCTGACTACAACAACAGAGCATGAGGAGGAGCTTACAGATGTCAGATCAGACTCCAGTACTAATACAGGGGCTACTGTGAATTCGACGCCTATTCCCGATGACAACACTCAGAAGGCGGATGACGTCTTTCCTAGACGACCGATGAGAGATTCTGCTGTAGCTGCTCGCATACGAATAGCGGACCTTATTTGA